DNA sequence from the Peromyscus eremicus chromosome 7, PerEre_H2_v1, whole genome shotgun sequence genome:
GTGTCAGATACCACATGGGGGCCAGGGCTGCGATCCTGCAACATTCTCTAAGAGAAATGAAGTTGCTCTGGAGGTGAGAAACAGGACAGTTTGGGTGTTTGACCAGAGGCTGATGAGGGAATCAAATGTAAGTGTAGGGTTTTGCTTCAAACAACTGGATGAACAGTGATAACTTCTGCTGAGATAGGAACCCAGGGGTAGGTTGAAGgtgaagaaaagtgaaattttGGCCACGTACATTTGAAATCTTTATTAGACATTAACGTGAAGGCACTACATGTAGGATTTATTCTAAAGAGGCAAATCAGTGCCACCTTGAATCAGGATCAGGTGAGTGTAGACAGAGCTGGGACAGTACCCAGGCGAGAAACCTGCACACCAACTATTAGACCTGGGAGCTGAGATAGAACTGACGAAGGGGCTAGCAAGGAAGGAGCTGCAGAGAGGTAAGAAGAAAACCTGGCTAGTGACTGCTGTCCCTGGGAGTCAAAGGGAGCAAGCAACAAATGTTAAGGATCTAACAATCTGAATAATGTATACAGAAGGCAAAACATTAGATGTGTGCATTGGGCGttggcatgtgtctgtaatcctggcactggagcagttggaggcaggaggatcaccgaGTTCAAGGGTACCATTTGAGGCtaacctgaactacatgagaccctttctcaaaaaacaaaataggcTTGTATAAACAAGAGGCAGATGACAAATAGAGGAAGTCATAAATGAAACGCTTTTGTTTTCAAGTTCGTGGCAAAGTGAAGCAGTAGATCTGCGGTAGGCAAACACGAGTGCCGAGCAGGATTAGATCTCTAACCTCCTGAGGCCCACAGCCACTTTCCAGAGGTGCTAGAATCTGTGGAGCAGTGGGCCGTCACCGAGCTTGAGAAAAGCCAGTCGAGGCCCAGTCTGTCGGGCAGAGGCTCCCGCTGTCAGCGGGTCACTTCGCGGAGCTCCTCCGCCTCACGGCCAGCCCTTTCTGCAGACTGCAAGTTCACCTGCCATTACCGCTGCCGTGCGCTCGTCTGCCTGGACTGCTGCGGGCCCCGAGACCTGGGCTGGGACCCCGCACTGGAAAGGGACACGAACGTGGTGAGCATGGGGTCGGGGAGAgcgggcagggaggggagggaccCGGGACTCGTCCGCCCTCAGCGGAGGGGTTAGTCCCGGCGCCGCACACAACGAGCATCCCAATTATCGACCTCCCGGCATCAGAGAGGTTGCTCCTGCCTGTGGGTTTGTCAGGAGCTGACTCCACGCAAAAACCACGGCCCACAAACCACTGGCCGCGAAGGCGCGCCCTGGCACGCTGCAGCGCACTTTTCACACCCCACTTCCGGCCCGGAGGCAACATCGGGCACATGCGCACACGCCCTGACACTGCCCtctgggaggtggggcctgggAGGCGGAGCCGGGTTGAGATGCCTCGGCGATGAGGTCATTCCCCGTCGCGTCGTGTCCCCGCCCCTCGCCGTCCCCCCGCCCCTCGCCCCCCATGACACCAGCGCTGGATTCTGGTTGTCTACGTCTCAGTCCTAACGGTCGCCGCGCGGCGCAGGCCTCAGCGCAAGCGcgtacagacacactcacactcacgcACGCGCCCGGGGCGGTGGTTGGAGGCTCCCCACGCAGTGGACTAGGGATCGGGCGGGCACGGCGATGGGCGAGGCTGAGACGCCTTCCTTCGAAATGACCTGGAGCAGCACGACCAGCAGTGGCTACTGCAGCCAGGAGGACTCGGACTCGGAGCTCGAGCAGTACTTCACGGCGCGTACCTCGCTGGTGCGCAGGCCGCGCCGGGACCAGGTGGGAGCCGGGGGGAGCGGGGGAGCGCCGGCGGGTGAGGGGCGGTCGCTGCAATCCCGCCCTCCCCGCTAGGTTGCGGCGTGGAGCGTTAGTTGATGGGCAGCCTCCCCGCCTCTCCGTGAGCCCCCCGGCGGGTCCGGACGAAAACCGGCCCGGGAAATGTGTGTCGGGCTCTCTACTCCGAGTAGAAGCTCGGTTCCAGCGCGCCGGTCCTGAGTACCCGGGCTTCCCTGGCTTGCGGTCACAGACTGGTTGAGCCAGGGGAAGCAGCTCTGAAGCTTGGGTGGACCAGAGGCGGGCGTTATTCATCCATGACTAAAGCCAGCCTCAGCCCAAACCGGCGTCTTGGTTTGGCATTTGGGCGCTCCTACTCCCTccctgggggaaaaaaggaagtggaggaggagccCGCCGGGAAGTGAGAAGTTTGTTTGGGAGGTGACTCTGTCCCTTCCACTTGCAGTCTTGGATCAGCCAGAAAAGTCCCCAGCCATTGCTGGGCCAACTCTGCTACCAGCTGCTGGAAAGTAGACCATTTTCCGGTCTTCCTTCCAGGGTGGAACTTTGGAGGGGTTTGGGGAACATAGTAAGAGGGCCCTCACTTTGGACTTTAAGCAATAGGAACATTTTACCCATAGGGAGCAGGAAGACTATAAAATGCCCCGAGGAGGGTATCTACTTGAAGACAGCAAGTGTGGTACCAGGGCAGCTGAATCTCTTAGAGTCTCCTAGATGTGCCAACTTATTACAGAGTTTTCAGGGAATCGTGGTTGGGACCACCAAGCTCAGATAAGTTGTTCTTGAGCCAGAATACCTCAGAAGAGTACAGGGACCAGGGCATCAAGAAAGTGAGGTGGAGACCGAAGGTTAGGAACCTTAGCGGCAGCAAAGTAGAATTCCTTAtttgagccaaaaaaaaaaaaattgttgtctGTGGTGTTGTAGGAAAGATTGGATACAAATTTCTTACAGATGGGCTGCTACTTGACACCCCCAAAACCTTAATTCAGACTGTACATTCAGTGTGGAACCCTGGGACTGTCTCCATGCCACTCAGCCTGAGTCGTCTTCTATTAtggaaaggaggggaaaaaacACAAGATACTAGCCAGTTGACAGTATATAGAGAAaagaattgtttgtttgtttgtttgtttgttttgtttttttcgagacagggtttctctgtgtagctttgcgcctttcctggaactcacttggtagcccaggccggtctcaaactcacagagatcctcctggctctgcctcccgagtgctgggattaaaggcgtgcgccaccaccgcccgccgaGAAAAGAATTGTTAAAAAGCAGCTGAAGTTTGTAGCAAGCTCAGTTGGAGAGTCCTTAGCTAGCTTGCATGAAAGCCTGGCTTCCATCCTCGGCACCgttaatgaacaaataaataaatagaagctaAGAAGTCCCAAATGGTAAATAAAGTCGAATCATGAGTGCTTGCCCGGCATGTGTGAGGctgtgggttcaatccccagctgaGACCTTGTGAGACCTTCTCCTGGGACAAGGCATTGGTCAGTGGCAATCCCCGCTGCTTTTGTTCCAACTAGGACCTTTCTGATGTCAACAGGAAGTAAGACTGAGGCAGTGAGGCCAAGTGAGTTTGGTAGGGGAAAACCAATTCCGAGTCCTGCCTGCTCTGACCCACAGCAAAACCCCAGTCCCTGAAGCTAAAGTCTTCAGGCTAACTTTCCAGACAGCAAGGGGAAGAGCAGCCTGCTTGGTACTGGTAGGACGTCCTCTGCCAGAAAGTTGCCCATACACCTCTGGCAGATTGGAACCTGGCTTGAAGCTGCTTTTTGTGCAGCTTGAGTCAAGGGTAAATGGTATGTCACAGTGATTTCCTCCTTGTATGAGCTGTGGTGGGGCTGGCCCCAAGGAACCCACTAAGGCATGTTAACATGGAGACCACCTTCCCCCTCCTGCCCACGGTAGTTGGACTACTGATGTGTATCAGCTCCCATGCTTCCGACCCTGCAAGAGTCATGTTCTGTGCTGATACAAAGTGAGAGAGTGGGCTGCCTTCTCCAGAATAAACCCTGACCCAACTAGTGTTCTGGGATCAGTTATACAGTTGAGATGTGCTTTGAATTTTATTGGGGGGTGCCTACGGGGATTGAAGGGCCTTTCACatcctaggcaagtactctgtccCCAAGAAGTGTTTTTACTTTAAACAGCATTCCTCCCTAATAGTCCTTCAGGGTTTCCTGGCCCCTTGCCATGCACctttatttgtctttatttctgtAAGGTTGTTAGGGGCCACACCATTGctgaggtctctctctctctctctctctctctctctctctctctctctctctctctcacacacacacacacacacacacacacacacacacacacacacaccccacagcagACGAAGCAGAAAGCCTTTCTTTGCCATCTCCTAGGAACGGTGATGGGTGCAACGTGTATGGGTTTGGTGACAGAGCCAAAATCAAGATCCAAGGGGTGTTctggcttttttccccctccaaaATAGCCTTGCGCTTTTTAAGGGCCCCGTATCCATGTTGGTCTGTCCTTTAGGATGAGCCTGTACAGCGGGAGGCACCCGATCTTTCTCAGGCTGAGACTGAGCAGAAGATCAAGGATTACAATGGCCAGATCAACAGCAACCTCTTCATGAGCCTGGTGAGTCGACTGCTCAGgcgaggagggtggggaggagcagAACCCGCTTTGTGCCACATGGCCAGAGTCGTAGCCAAAGTATTCTTGGTTGGCCAAACAGTGATCTATCTATGCATACCTGGCCCAGCCCCAGGTGGACTCAGCCCTAGCCTCTTCCATCTGCAGTGGAACTTCCTGTCATAGtatggtttttctttctctctttagaacaAGGATGGCTCCTACACCGGCTTCATCAAGGTTCAGCTGAAACTGGTACGTCCTGTCTCAGTGCCTTCCAGCAAGAAACCGCCTTCTTTACAGGACGCCCGGCGGGGCACAGGGCGGAGCACAGCTGTGAGGCGCCGCACCTCCTTCTACTTGCCTAAGGATGCTGTTAAGCACTTGCATGTTCTGTCACGAACACGGGCACGTGAGGTCATTGAGGCCTTGCTTCGCAAATTCATGGTAGTAGATGATCCTCGCAAGTTTGCACTCTTTGAACGAACTGAACGTCATGGCCAAGGTAGGTTTCCTATCCCAGCTCTCCCTGTGGAAGGGGTACATATCGCATACCTGGGCACTCGGGCTGGGGCATGTCAGCCTGTTCTAAGTCTCTATCCTTTTCCCTCTGCCTGACCTCCAGTGTACTTCCGGAAACTGTCAGATGATGAACAGCCCTTGAAGCTCCGGCTTCTCGCAGGGCCTAGTGAGAAGGCCCTGAGCTTTGTCCTGAAAGAGAATGACTCTGGGGAGGTGAATGTGAGTACAGTCTCTTTTCTTTCCACTAGACAAAGGTGGTGGGTGGAGATGCAGTGAGGGTTTCAGGAGGAACTGGGCTAGAGAACAAGCCCTGCACAAGCTCTCCATATGCGGGACCTGATATGACTGGAGGCTTCCCGCACACTCCAGCCAGGGTCTAGAGCCCATTCCAAGAAACTGGGAAGAAGCTGAATCTAGTGGTTCATGCTTGCAGTCGAGGTACttgggagctgagacaggaggattgctaggagtttgaggtcagtctgggccacaAAAACAAGCTAGGAAGATTTGTCCTAGTGCTCTGTTGTTTCCTGGTATGGAAAGTCCTCCAAAGATTGAGGGATTGACTCATAGTCAGCCAAGACAAGTTCAGAGCTACACAGGTATGGccttagagatggctcagcggttaagagtgcttgctgcttttccaaaggactcaAGTTCTGTTTGAAGCACCCATGTTGGATGGCCCACTTTTAACTACAACTCGAGATCCAAAGGATttgacttcctcttctggcttcagggGTTTCCTGTACTTATGTGAAGATAAccccagacagacacacacatacacaaaattaaaacaatgggctagaaagatgggtcagtggttaaaagcactattgcttgtgcagaggacccagattaggTTCTTAGTAGCATCCACATAGAGGCTTACAGCTATCCATAATTCTAGACCatgtacacagtgcacatatatgcctacaggcaaaacactcatacacataaaacaattttttatgtgtatgaatttttgcctgcaggtatatatgtgtacatatgtgtactcATGCCaatagaagtcagaagaaggtattagctcccctggaactagagttacggaTGATtagaagccaccatgtgagtgctgggaattaaactctgatcctctgcaagagcagccagtgctcttaaccactgaaccatctctccatcctctaaaagtaaatcttaaagagAAGAGCTTCACAGGTATAACCAGGAACCAGGAAGGCCTTCTTTGAAGCATTAAGACTTTTTACCAGCTAGaactggtggcacaggcctgtagtcTCATCTGCTTGGGAAGCTAAAGCCAAGAGTATTCCCtgaagttcaagaccaggctggggTACatcaaaaaactactcttgctggacggtggtggcgcatgcctttaatcccagcactcgagaggcaaaggcaggcagatctctgtgagttcgaggccagcctggtctacagagttagttccaggacagccagagctgttacacagagaaaccctgtctgggggagaaaaaaaacaaaaacaaaaaaacgaaaaccACTCTTCGTAACCTAGTGACATGGAGCTATAATCCCAACTACTTgggatgctgaagcaggaagatcacaagttcaaagccttcctgggttacagagtgacttaaaggccagtctgggttaacttagtgagatactatctcaaaaagtaaaaagacagggttggggatttagctcagtggtagagcacttgcctagcaagtacaaggccctgggttcgatcctcagctccaacaacaacaaaaaaagtaaaaagacttGGGGCTATagtcagtggtaaagtgcttagCATGTTGGATGCCCTTGGTtcatgtcttagagtttctatggctgtgatgaaacaccatgatcaaaagcaagttgaggaggaaagggtttatttggcttacacttccacatcatagaagtcaggacaggaactcaaacagggcaggaacctggaggcaggagctgatagcagaggccatggagggtgctgcttactggcttgctcctcatggcttgctgagcctgctttcttacagaacccaggaccagcagcccaggagtggtactacccacaatgggctgagtccttccccatcaatcactaagaaaatgtccttcagctggatcttttttttttttttttttaaagatttatttatttattatgtatacagtgttctgtctgcatgtatgtctgcaggccagaagagggcgccagatctcattacagatggttgtgagccaccatgtgggtgctgggaattgaactcaggacctctggaagaa
Encoded proteins:
- the Rassf1 gene encoding ras association domain-containing protein 1 isoform X2 → MGEAETPSFEMTWSSTTSSGYCSQEDSDSELEQYFTARTSLVRRPRRDQDEPVQREAPDLSQAETEQKIKDYNGQINSNLFMSLNKDGSYTGFIKVQLKLVRPVSVPSSKKPPSLQDARRGTGRSTAVRRRTSFYLPKDAVKHLHVLSRTRAREVIEALLRKFMVVDDPRKFALFERTERHGQVYFRKLSDDEQPLKLRLLAGPSEKALSFVLKENDSGEVNWDAFSMPELHNFLRILQREEEEHLRQILQKYSRCRQKIQEALHACPLG
- the Rassf1 gene encoding ras association domain-containing protein 1 isoform X1; the encoded protein is MSAEPELIELRELAPSGRIGPGRTRLERANALRIAPCTARNPSQQHVPGRGHRFQPAGPATHTWCDLCGDFIWGVVRKGLQCAHCKFTCHYRCRALVCLDCCGPRDLGWDPALERDTNVDEPVQREAPDLSQAETEQKIKDYNGQINSNLFMSLNKDGSYTGFIKVQLKLVRPVSVPSSKKPPSLQDARRGTGRSTAVRRRTSFYLPKDAVKHLHVLSRTRAREVIEALLRKFMVVDDPRKFALFERTERHGQVYFRKLSDDEQPLKLRLLAGPSEKALSFVLKENDSGEVNWDAFSMPELHNFLRILQREEEEHLRQILQKYSRCRQKIQEALHACPLG